A genomic segment from Armatimonadota bacterium encodes:
- a CDS encoding 4-hydroxybenzoate octaprenyltransferase — protein MGVTADIVSRLVQKVFIILEMIKLEHTVFALPFALLSALLAARGIPEWRTLGWILVAMVGARSTAMAFNRIADMRYDALNPRTANRALPRGILTVGQVALFTVVSAAVFVFAAWQLNPLCFALSPVALLWILAYSYTKRFTALSHLWLGLSLGIAPVGAWLAVRGQFDVVPILLSLAVMLWTAGFDIIYSLQDVQFDRQVGLRSLPQALGEARALWLSRLMHVGMVVLLLVVGRLANLHWGYDAGVVAAAALIAYEQSLVKPSDLSRVNLAFFTLNGWVSVLLFACTLADWWFFWR, from the coding sequence ATGGGGGTGACAGCGGACATCGTGAGCAGGCTGGTGCAAAAGGTCTTCATCATTCTGGAGATGATTAAGCTCGAGCATACGGTGTTTGCGCTGCCGTTTGCGCTGTTGTCTGCCCTGCTGGCGGCAAGGGGGATACCGGAGTGGCGCACGCTGGGCTGGATTCTGGTGGCGATGGTGGGTGCGCGCAGCACGGCGATGGCGTTCAACCGCATTGCCGATATGCGCTACGATGCACTCAACCCCCGCACGGCAAACCGTGCGTTACCCCGTGGCATACTCACTGTTGGGCAGGTGGCGCTATTCACCGTGGTATCGGCGGCGGTGTTTGTCTTCGCGGCGTGGCAGCTGAACCCGCTCTGCTTTGCGCTCTCTCCGGTAGCGCTGCTGTGGATTCTCGCTTATTCCTACACCAAGCGGTTCACCGCCCTCAGTCATCTGTGGCTGGGGCTGAGTCTGGGCATCGCGCCGGTGGGAGCATGGCTGGCGGTGCGCGGGCAGTTCGACGTGGTGCCCATCCTGCTGTCGCTGGCGGTGATGCTGTGGACGGCAGGCTTTGACATCATCTATAGCCTGCAGGACGTGCAGTTTGACCGTCAGGTTGGTCTGCGCTCGCTGCCGCAGGCGCTGGGTGAGGCACGTGCGCTGTGGCTGTCGCGTCTGATGCATGTGGGGATGGTGGTGTTGTTGCTGGTGGTGGGACGGCTAGCGAACCTGCACTGGGGATATGATGCGGGCGTGGTGGCAGCCGCTGCGCTCATCGCCTACGAACAGAGCCTGGTGAAGCCCAGCGACCTGAGCCGGGTGAACCTCGCCTTCTTCACGTTGAACGGATGGGTGAGTGTGCTGCTCTTCGCATGTACCCTCGCGGACTGGTGGTTCTTCTGGAGGTGA
- a CDS encoding ABC transporter ATP-binding protein — protein sequence MASVTLKHLTKVFKNVVAVNDLNLEIKDKEFLVLVGPSGCGKTTALRMIAGLEEVTSGEIYIGERLVNDVQPKDRDIAMVFQNYALYPHMTVYDNMAFALRMRKFPKAEIQRRVHEAAKLLGLEGLLDRKPKQLSGGQRQRVALGRAIVREPQVFLMDEPLSNLDAKLRVQTRAELIKLQRRLAVTTIYVTHDQVEAMTMGDRIAVIKDGVLQQVDTPLNIYHYPANMFVAGFIGTPPMNFLDVTLKRSGDDYYVDGGDFKLLLPKFAADKVQPWVDKQVVFGVRPEDIFDKSLAPLTTAHDGNTLRAMVDVIEPMGAVVTMYLTLGTHQIVATIDADTKAKEGEELEIVLDMEKTHLFDKETQKAIY from the coding sequence GTGGCATCGGTCACGTTAAAACACCTGACCAAAGTCTTCAAGAACGTCGTTGCCGTCAACGACCTGAATCTGGAAATCAAGGATAAAGAGTTCCTCGTGTTGGTAGGACCTTCGGGCTGCGGGAAGACCACTGCGTTGCGCATGATTGCCGGGCTGGAAGAGGTGACCTCCGGGGAGATTTACATCGGCGAACGGCTGGTCAACGATGTGCAGCCCAAAGACCGGGATATCGCGATGGTGTTTCAGAACTATGCGCTGTATCCGCACATGACGGTGTATGATAACATGGCGTTTGCTCTGCGCATGCGCAAGTTCCCCAAAGCGGAGATTCAGCGGCGGGTGCATGAAGCGGCGAAGCTGCTTGGGCTGGAAGGACTGCTGGACCGCAAGCCCAAACAGCTCTCCGGCGGTCAACGGCAGCGTGTGGCGCTAGGGCGTGCTATCGTACGCGAGCCCCAGGTGTTCTTGATGGACGAACCGCTCTCCAACCTCGACGCCAAGCTCCGCGTGCAGACCCGTGCCGAGCTCATCAAACTGCAGCGGCGGCTGGCAGTCACCACCATCTACGTCACCCACGACCAGGTGGAGGCGATGACGATGGGTGACCGCATTGCGGTGATTAAGGACGGGGTCTTGCAACAGGTGGATACCCCTTTGAATATCTATCACTATCCGGCGAACATGTTCGTCGCCGGTTTCATCGGCACGCCGCCGATGAACTTCCTGGATGTGACGCTGAAGCGCAGCGGAGATGATTACTACGTGGACGGCGGCGATTTCAAGCTGCTGCTGCCCAAATTCGCGGCGGATAAGGTGCAACCCTGGGTGGATAAGCAGGTAGTTTTCGGGGTGCGTCCAGAAGACATCTTTGATAAATCGCTTGCCCCTCTGACCACTGCGCACGATGGCAATACACTGCGCGCCATGGTGGATGTGATAGAACCGATGGGGGCGGTCGTCACGATGTACCTGACGCTGGGCACGCACCAAATAGTGGCCACCATCGACGCCGACACGAAGGCGAAGGAGGGGGAGGAGCTAGAGATCGTGTTGGACATGGAGAAGACGCATCTGTTTGATAAGGAGACGCAGAAGGCGATTTACTAA
- a CDS encoding dolichyl-phosphate beta-D-mannosyltransferase: MAQGPNNQHHAVVVIPTYNERENLSVVCQQVLQATGGQVHILVVDDNSPDGTGQLAHELATQHSQIYVLHRERKGGLGRAYVVGFKQALDMGYQLIAQMDADLSHDPKDLPVLIEHTAHADVVIGSRYVPGGDVADWSRWRYYLSRYANIYVELVTGIPVIDATSGYRCWRRQVLEAISLDTIRSNGYAFQIEMAYRAYRHGFHIQEIPIVFTERRAGRSKLSRKVIWEAIWLPWKLRFSRAHRPSIAEHNPVPPL, from the coding sequence ATGGCGCAGGGTCCCAACAACCAGCACCACGCGGTGGTGGTCATTCCGACCTACAACGAGCGGGAGAATCTGTCTGTGGTGTGCCAGCAGGTGCTGCAGGCAACAGGCGGGCAGGTGCACATCCTGGTTGTGGATGACAACTCGCCCGACGGCACCGGTCAGCTGGCGCACGAGCTGGCAACACAACACTCGCAAATCTACGTGCTGCACCGCGAGCGGAAAGGGGGATTGGGACGCGCCTACGTGGTGGGGTTCAAACAGGCACTGGATATGGGTTACCAGCTGATTGCCCAGATGGATGCCGACCTCTCGCACGATCCCAAGGACCTGCCTGTACTGATCGAGCATACAGCGCATGCCGATGTAGTTATCGGCTCTCGCTACGTGCCCGGCGGAGATGTGGCAGACTGGTCGCGCTGGCGTTACTACCTCAGTCGCTACGCCAACATCTACGTCGAGCTGGTCACCGGCATACCGGTTATCGACGCCACCAGCGGCTACCGCTGCTGGAGACGTCAGGTGTTAGAAGCCATCAGCCTGGATACTATTCGCTCCAACGGATACGCCTTCCAGATAGAGATGGCATATCGTGCTTATCGGCACGGTTTCCACATTCAGGAAATCCCTATCGTCTTCACCGAGCGGCGCGCGGGCAGGTCCAAGTTGTCTCGAAAAGTCATCTGGGAGGCGATCTGGCTCCCCTGGAAACTGCGCTTTTCCCGAGCGCATCGCCCCTCCATCGCCGAACACAACCCCGTTCCTCCCCTTTGA
- the rbsR gene encoding LacI family transcriptional regulator yields the protein MRVTIRHIAEEVGVSAMTVSRALRNDKGVSEALRQRILQAAERLNYRPNLLARGLVSQRTYLIGVLIPNLRHSFWLHMVIGIEEVAKREGYTVLICHSDDDPQVEQQEIRSLISRQVEALLIACCNPDRNASFLSTLQQEHIPAVLFDRYSQALHLPYVGCDDRTGARLATEHLVRCKYRKIAHLAGDQSLSVGRDRLLGYQEVMQEAGQQPIVEVCGFGEDNGYKGFRRLFTKHRPDAIFASHDPVAIGAMRAAFEMGLRIPNDLAIVGFADMDCAEHLWVPLTTVWQPKEELGRAAANLAMRLLSGENGATDKHVTLSTHLVVRQSCGALQRGVPLPKEAVVASHQPLSPEKEVYRQ from the coding sequence ATGCGCGTGACCATCAGACACATTGCGGAGGAGGTTGGCGTCTCCGCGATGACGGTCTCCCGAGCCTTGCGTAATGACAAGGGCGTTAGCGAAGCCTTGCGCCAGCGCATTTTGCAGGCAGCGGAACGGCTGAACTATCGTCCAAACCTGCTGGCGCGGGGTCTGGTATCGCAGCGCACTTATCTTATCGGCGTGCTTATTCCCAACCTGCGACACTCCTTCTGGCTGCACATGGTCATAGGCATCGAAGAGGTGGCTAAACGCGAAGGCTACACGGTGCTGATATGTCACTCCGACGACGACCCTCAGGTAGAGCAGCAGGAAATCCGCTCGTTGATTAGCCGGCAAGTGGAGGCGCTGCTGATAGCCTGCTGTAATCCCGACCGTAATGCTTCCTTCCTGAGCACGCTGCAGCAGGAACATATCCCTGCCGTGCTATTTGACCGTTACTCACAGGCACTGCATCTCCCTTATGTGGGATGCGATGACCGTACAGGTGCTCGGCTGGCAACGGAGCACCTGGTACGGTGCAAATACCGAAAAATCGCCCACCTGGCAGGCGACCAGTCGCTCAGTGTGGGACGTGACCGTTTACTGGGCTATCAGGAGGTGATGCAAGAAGCGGGGCAGCAACCCATCGTGGAAGTGTGCGGGTTCGGCGAGGATAACGGCTACAAAGGCTTCCGGCGTTTGTTTACCAAACACCGCCCGGATGCTATCTTTGCCTCCCACGACCCCGTAGCCATCGGCGCGATGCGCGCTGCCTTCGAAATGGGACTAAGAATCCCCAACGATTTGGCTATTGTCGGCTTCGCGGACATGGATTGCGCGGAGCACCTCTGGGTTCCTTTGACCACTGTTTGGCAACCCAAGGAAGAGCTAGGGAGGGCGGCAGCAAACCTCGCCATGCGCCTGCTGAGTGGCGAAAACGGAGCGACGGATAAACACGTTACCCTGTCCACCCACCTTGTCGTGCGCCAGTCCTGTGGCGCGTTGCAGCGTGGTGTGCCGCTCCCGAAAGAGGCTGTCGTAGCATCCCACCAACCACTCTCACCTGAGAAGGAGGTATACCGACAGTGA
- a CDS encoding LacI family transcriptional regulator has product MGASEPDEPRYLRIQRILETQILEGKLPAGSQLPGERALAQQFGVSQMTVNRAIQELVRKGRLYRRSGAGTFVTDAVQPVRVHGVLLVVPYAEHPQADTYLREPFRAVRNVAQARGLTLQVVQADVSEYADVAQRHAHGALLFVAPPNNAHDTLRRLWQDGARFVVMGASWQANGFPCVDSDNFGGARRAVEYLLSLGHRRIAYLNGWEGSTNCADRLRGYWHAMQKWEAPVRSEWIVQAGSDSHLSVEARQQLTDLLIRAEHVTAIFIAGYYLALETLSLLRSLGMRVPEDVSIVAFDDPSSAAHLNPPLSTVRQPLYEMGQRAMDLLFEVLTSTDPAPLCQTVYLPTELVIRESCVRLG; this is encoded by the coding sequence GTGGGCGCGTCGGAACCGGATGAGCCGAGGTACCTGCGCATCCAGCGCATCCTGGAAACGCAGATTTTAGAGGGCAAGCTGCCAGCTGGCAGTCAGCTACCCGGCGAGCGCGCTCTGGCACAGCAGTTCGGCGTGAGCCAGATGACTGTCAACCGCGCCATTCAGGAACTGGTGCGCAAGGGACGCCTGTACCGTCGCTCAGGAGCGGGCACTTTTGTAACCGATGCCGTGCAGCCGGTACGTGTACACGGCGTGCTGCTGGTGGTTCCGTACGCCGAACATCCGCAGGCAGACACCTATCTGCGTGAGCCTTTCCGTGCAGTACGCAACGTCGCTCAGGCGCGCGGGCTGACTCTGCAAGTCGTTCAGGCGGATGTTTCGGAGTACGCGGACGTGGCACAGCGGCACGCACACGGTGCTTTGCTATTTGTCGCTCCCCCCAACAATGCTCACGATACGTTGCGCCGACTGTGGCAAGATGGTGCGCGATTTGTGGTCATGGGAGCATCCTGGCAAGCGAACGGTTTCCCTTGTGTGGATAGCGACAACTTTGGTGGAGCACGACGCGCTGTGGAGTACTTGCTCTCGCTGGGACATCGCCGTATCGCCTACCTCAACGGCTGGGAAGGCAGTACCAACTGCGCGGACCGACTGCGTGGCTACTGGCACGCCATGCAAAAGTGGGAAGCGCCAGTGCGCTCTGAGTGGATCGTGCAGGCAGGCTCTGATTCACATCTATCCGTAGAGGCGCGACAGCAGCTGACCGATTTGCTTATCCGCGCCGAGCATGTCACCGCTATCTTCATCGCCGGCTACTACCTCGCGCTGGAAACGCTGAGCTTGTTGCGCTCACTGGGAATGCGTGTGCCCGAGGACGTGAGCATCGTCGCTTTCGACGACCCATCCAGCGCGGCACATCTGAACCCTCCCCTTTCCACCGTGCGCCAGCCCCTGTACGAAATGGGACAACGGGCGATGGACCTGCTCTTCGAGGTGTTGACCAGCACGGACCCCGCGCCACTGTGCCAGACGGTTTACCTGCCTACCGAGCTGGTGATACGCGAGTCGTGTGTGCGGCTGGGATAG
- a CDS encoding transporter → MRRSITSILTLLMFSSQLLAQQLPAELSLQEASRLAIERNLDYRGAVKDIHVAVAKQQQARTLRQPKLEARISLQHLPEPPALSVPPISLKLPNPSNPQSPLNLTVPVPEFELAKANAKRATLTFSVPLYTSGRIENAIRAASLGVRASDEAARAKAADVVLQVTQAYLQAVLAQRVEAVQQQALEVVQAHLQQAEALYKQGMVSQYDVLRAQAELATQQKRLTDARNGREIALSVLYNLLNLPQGQTTTLTTPLRELAFSWSYEESVRAAIESSHELQALRMKSQAQRALALSAEAEAKPQVLFAVNLETLTRDLSAIEPHASLTIGMKWNLFDAGYARAVAQEQRESAERTDIDRQRLENALALRVKQAMLDMEAAQQGLAAAQRAVDTAQESLRLARRRFETGMGTSVEILDAILAVSQAQIQREQALYQMNVAYYTLLRLTDRLLQELDLNL, encoded by the coding sequence ATGAGGCGAAGCATCACGAGTATCCTGACCCTGTTGATGTTCTCATCGCAGCTGCTTGCACAACAGCTGCCCGCAGAACTCAGCCTTCAGGAGGCGTCGCGCCTCGCGATAGAGCGCAACCTGGACTATCGCGGTGCGGTCAAGGATATCCATGTAGCGGTGGCAAAGCAACAGCAGGCGCGCACGCTCCGGCAGCCGAAGCTGGAGGCACGCATCTCCCTGCAACATTTGCCGGAACCACCAGCCTTGAGCGTACCTCCCATCAGCCTGAAGTTACCCAATCCGTCCAATCCCCAGTCGCCTTTGAACCTCACTGTGCCCGTGCCCGAGTTCGAGCTGGCGAAGGCAAATGCCAAGCGAGCGACGTTGACCTTCAGCGTGCCGTTGTACACCAGCGGTCGCATCGAGAACGCAATCCGGGCGGCTTCGTTGGGAGTACGCGCCAGCGACGAGGCGGCGCGCGCCAAGGCAGCAGACGTGGTACTGCAGGTGACACAGGCATACCTTCAAGCAGTTCTGGCACAACGCGTGGAAGCAGTGCAACAACAGGCACTGGAGGTCGTACAGGCTCACCTGCAGCAAGCGGAAGCCCTCTACAAACAGGGAATGGTGTCGCAGTACGACGTGCTGCGTGCACAGGCGGAACTTGCCACCCAGCAGAAACGTCTCACCGATGCCCGAAACGGACGAGAAATTGCCCTGTCAGTCTTATACAACCTGCTCAACTTGCCGCAGGGACAAACGACCACACTAACCACCCCCCTACGCGAACTTGCCTTCTCGTGGAGCTACGAAGAAAGCGTCCGGGCGGCGATTGAATCCTCGCACGAACTGCAGGCGCTGCGGATGAAATCACAGGCACAGCGTGCGCTTGCGCTGTCTGCAGAGGCGGAAGCCAAGCCGCAGGTGCTTTTCGCTGTGAACCTGGAAACCCTCACTCGTGACCTGTCAGCGATCGAACCACATGCCTCTCTGACCATCGGCATGAAATGGAATCTGTTCGACGCCGGTTACGCCAGAGCGGTCGCACAGGAGCAGCGCGAAAGTGCAGAGCGCACCGACATTGACAGACAGCGACTGGAAAACGCCCTCGCCCTGCGTGTCAAACAAGCCATGCTCGATATGGAAGCTGCCCAACAGGGATTGGCGGCAGCACAGCGAGCCGTTGACACGGCACAGGAAAGCCTGAGACTGGCTCGGCGTCGCTTCGAGACAGGTATGGGTACGAGCGTGGAAATACTGGACGCCATACTGGCTGTCTCTCAGGCTCAAATACAGCGCGAACAGGCGCTGTACCAGATGAACGTGGCTTACTATACCTTGCTTCGGCTCACTGACCGATTGCTCCAGGAACTCGACCTGAACCTGTAG
- a CDS encoding membrane protein translates to MKRLLRSLMRKTVWVLGVVWKPLLGVLAFAAVVVMGYRWLSLQATASAEPVPASQGWRYLGEGTVEATEINVSSKIPGRIASLGVEEGDHVRQGEVVAVLESEEISAKVRQAQAGLQATDAQMEQARLAVELEALRAEDQVRQAKAALEAARAKWEMAQNGARPEEIRQAEQAVEAARAQFMVAQKTWNRLEALAKEGVIPQQKADEAEGAFLAAQAQLQAAEAKLQLVQDAVRKEEKQAAWAGLKAAEANLQLAEHARMQVELRKRDLEALRAKQLANWAQVDEARAYLKQTLLRAPADGVVSRKMAETGETIAAGMPILTIAREGQWWVEVFVDESAAGGIQRGDTVQVEFPSLGKRVHAKVTRILPAADFATKRATNERGSFDIRSLQLRVEWRESVQGLVKGMTARVYARKEQK, encoded by the coding sequence ATGAAACGGTTATTGCGGAGCTTGATGAGAAAAACCGTGTGGGTGCTCGGCGTAGTGTGGAAGCCACTGCTGGGGGTGCTGGCTTTCGCTGCGGTGGTGGTCATGGGCTATCGCTGGCTGTCTCTACAAGCAACTGCCAGCGCGGAGCCGGTGCCCGCATCACAGGGCTGGCGCTACCTCGGTGAAGGCACGGTGGAAGCCACAGAAATCAACGTATCCTCCAAGATACCCGGTCGTATCGCGTCACTGGGTGTCGAGGAAGGCGACCATGTACGGCAGGGAGAGGTAGTTGCAGTGCTCGAAAGCGAGGAAATCAGTGCAAAAGTGCGTCAAGCACAAGCAGGATTACAAGCAACCGATGCCCAAATGGAACAAGCAAGGTTAGCGGTGGAATTGGAGGCACTTCGGGCAGAGGACCAGGTACGACAGGCGAAAGCCGCCCTGGAAGCCGCCCGTGCGAAATGGGAGATGGCACAGAACGGGGCACGCCCCGAAGAGATACGACAGGCAGAGCAAGCAGTGGAAGCGGCAAGGGCGCAGTTCATGGTGGCGCAGAAAACGTGGAACAGACTGGAAGCGCTGGCGAAAGAGGGTGTCATTCCCCAGCAGAAGGCAGACGAAGCAGAAGGGGCGTTTCTGGCAGCACAAGCACAACTACAAGCTGCTGAAGCCAAACTGCAACTGGTTCAGGATGCCGTCCGTAAAGAAGAAAAGCAGGCGGCATGGGCAGGGCTGAAAGCGGCGGAAGCAAACCTGCAGCTTGCCGAACACGCACGCATGCAGGTGGAACTGCGCAAACGCGACCTGGAGGCACTGCGAGCAAAACAGCTGGCAAACTGGGCGCAAGTGGATGAAGCGCGCGCGTACCTGAAGCAGACGCTTCTGCGAGCACCTGCAGACGGCGTCGTCTCGCGCAAGATGGCGGAAACAGGCGAAACCATCGCTGCAGGCATGCCTATTCTCACCATTGCCCGGGAAGGGCAATGGTGGGTGGAGGTGTTCGTAGACGAAAGCGCCGCAGGAGGGATTCAGCGCGGTGACACGGTGCAGGTGGAGTTTCCCTCTCTCGGCAAACGGGTGCATGCGAAGGTAACACGCATCTTGCCCGCCGCCGATTTTGCCACCAAGCGAGCCACCAACGAGCGGGGCAGTTTCGACATACGCAGTCTGCAATTGCGGGTAGAGTGGAGGGAATCCGTGCAGGGTCTCGTTAAAGGCATGACCGCCCGTGTTTACGCCAGAAAGGAGCAGAAGTAA
- a CDS encoding ABC transporter, with the protein MKAISDFCTTWSREAKRFFTDWRLVAVLLVVPLLYILMFGEMYSQHRVKEVPTVVQDNDRTPLSRQIVQALDATDTFDVRGTVADLQQFREMDWQGKAFVCIVIPRGLQRDVTAGRPVRVLAVVDGSNMIIANATTRGIAEVVQTFSAGVSLRKWAARGVPLQHALVQAVPIEVGLRVWYNPTFNYTHFLLIGLVGTVIQQVVLMAVALAWAKEHEENTFAELRRQITHPAAAALGKLTFYVMISFAMSMMLFSLPFGKFGVPLRGEVRLLLTATFLFIVGLVGFGVFISSLTRSQLLSTQILMLIALPSFLLSGFTWPLFAMPEGIQLISKVLPLTHYLALLRSTVSQGAGWAFHIAELRWLFGFAVTGVALQFLSVWWRFGTTETIEIPLEEEDAGTASIQQATHRA; encoded by the coding sequence ATGAAAGCCATATCCGACTTCTGCACTACCTGGTCGCGCGAGGCGAAGCGGTTCTTCACCGACTGGCGACTGGTGGCGGTGCTGCTGGTGGTGCCCCTGCTCTACATCCTGATGTTCGGCGAAATGTACAGCCAGCACCGCGTGAAGGAAGTGCCCACGGTCGTTCAGGACAATGACCGCACTCCCCTCAGCCGTCAGATCGTGCAGGCTCTGGACGCGACCGATACGTTTGATGTCAGAGGAACCGTCGCTGACCTGCAGCAGTTCCGCGAGATGGACTGGCAGGGAAAGGCGTTTGTCTGCATCGTTATTCCCAGGGGCTTACAGCGGGACGTGACCGCGGGCAGACCAGTACGAGTGCTGGCGGTGGTGGACGGCAGTAACATGATTATCGCCAATGCCACAACGCGCGGAATCGCCGAAGTCGTGCAAACCTTTTCCGCAGGCGTGAGTTTGCGAAAGTGGGCGGCGCGTGGGGTGCCCCTTCAACACGCTTTGGTCCAGGCGGTACCGATAGAAGTTGGACTGCGGGTGTGGTACAACCCCACCTTCAACTACACCCATTTTCTGCTGATAGGCTTGGTGGGCACGGTGATTCAGCAGGTGGTGCTGATGGCGGTGGCGCTGGCGTGGGCAAAGGAACACGAAGAGAACACATTTGCCGAACTGAGACGCCAGATTACCCATCCTGCTGCAGCCGCACTGGGTAAGCTCACATTCTACGTGATGATTTCCTTCGCGATGAGCATGATGTTGTTCTCGTTGCCTTTCGGTAAGTTCGGCGTGCCTCTGCGCGGCGAGGTGAGGTTGTTACTCACCGCCACTTTCCTGTTTATTGTCGGGCTGGTCGGTTTTGGGGTGTTCATCTCCAGCCTGACACGCTCGCAGCTGCTCAGCACACAGATACTGATGCTCATCGCACTGCCCTCGTTTCTGCTCTCCGGGTTCACCTGGCCGCTGTTTGCCATGCCGGAAGGTATCCAGCTCATCAGCAAGGTGCTACCCCTTACTCACTACCTGGCACTCCTGCGAAGCACGGTGTCTCAAGGAGCAGGTTGGGCATTCCACATTGCAGAGCTCCGCTGGCTCTTTGGCTTCGCGGTGACCGGCGTTGCTCTGCAGTTCCTCAGTGTCTGGTGGCGTTTTGGTACAACAGAGACTATAGAAATACCTTTGGAGGAAGAAGATGCAGGAACAGCAAGTATCCAGCAAGCGACCCACCGCGCGTGA